The Porites lutea chromosome 4, jaPorLute2.1, whole genome shotgun sequence genome contains a region encoding:
- the LOC140935044 gene encoding histamine H2 receptor-like, whose translation MKFSSNLCDDVWAPYATSVTTASVSAILCVATVPGNLLICWAIIKDPNRELKSSFNYLVLNLAIADSFIGIVTEPVFVWYHSAEAMHHQVLGLRWVVYMSYFMSSTASVLSIAALATDRYITVTSITTRKLSSSQVIAASVAIWVFSGGLPFLYFVAGFYTLAFIFANTTIILTMALLVFYFVRIFRRLNAHARHMRSVLGHGTTRKGLHVEKKATKCFFLILVSFFLCSFPSCVMIYVINLCSTCSCVLIHWFRDLQYLLVLVNSAFNQFLYAWRMGGFRRAFGRIHPIFVGWEGREKRSTVSVSNEQSTGADLDDMRKFEN comes from the coding sequence ATGAAGTTCAGCAGCAATCTCTGCGACGATGTCTGGGCACCGTACGCTACCTCAGTCACAACAGCAAGCGTTTCGGCCATTTTGTGCGTAGCAACCGTCCCAGGAAACTTGCTGATCTGCTGGGCAATCATTAAAGACCCGAACAGGGAACTGAAATCATCTTTCAACTATTTGGTTCTGAACCTTGCAATAGCCGACTCCTTTATTGGAATTGTTACTGAACCCGTTTTTGTGTGGTACCACAGCGCTGAAGCGATGCACCATCAAGTCTTAGGCTTGCGTTGGGTAGTGTATATGTCATATTTCATGTCCTCTACTGCCTCTGTGTTGAGCATAGCTGCATTGGCCACAGACCGCTATATAACAGTGACTTCTATAACCACCAGAAAGCTGTCTTCTTCGCAAGTTATCGCTGCATCTGTTGCAATATGGGTTTTTTCAGGAGGCTTGCCTTTTCTCTACTTCGTGGCTGGATTTTACACGTTAGCGTTTATTTTCGCTAACACTACAATAATATTAACGATGGCGTTATTAGTTTTTTATTTCGTTCGCATTTTTCGGAGACTAAACGCTCATGCAAGGCATATGAGATCAGTTCTTGGTCACGGAACTACTCGTAAAGGGCTTCACGTAGAAAAAAAGGCCACAAAATGTTTCTTTCTTATCTTAGTTTCGTTCTTTTTGTGTAGTTTTCCATCTTGTGTGATGATTTATGTTATCAACCTCTGCAGCACATGTAGCTGTGTGCTAATACACTGGTTTAGGGATCTCCAATACCTACTTGTGCTGGTTAACTCCGCTTTTAACCAGTTTTTATATGCGTGGCGGATGGGTGGTTTTCGCAGGGCGTTTGGTCGGATCCATCCGATCTTCGTGGGATGGGAAGGAAGAGAAAAACGTTCCACTGTATCAGTGAGTAATGAACAGTCAACAGGAGCTGACCTTGACGATATGAGGAAATTCGAAAACTAA